The genomic window TAAACAGATCATATTTATCGGGAAGGACAGGGTGGGTAATTTAAGGCAAAGATGGAAGGGCTTTTCGAGGGAGCCGCTTATATTTATAGAAATGTATCCGGAAGATCAGTCAATGCTTCACAGTTCAACGTTCACAGGTAAAACTAACAAAAAACATGCCGCCAATACTGTTCATGTTGAAGATTACCAGTTGGCACAGCTTGAACAATATGGCATCAGGGCAATCAAAAAAGAAATAAAACCTAAGCCTTTATACCGGACGATACTCTACCCTGAAAAAGGCTTTCAAAAGAATAAATGGCCTCTCGAAAACTTTATGCAGCTTTACAAGTCTTTGAAATTAAAAGCCATGGATGTGCGTATCCTTGAATCTCTGGGCACAAGCATAGATATCAAGGATAAAATATCTTTCCAGGAACTTTCCGATATCAAGGAATTTTTTCTGGAGGGCGGCATATTTGTTTCTAACGATTCCGGTATGGCTCATCTCGCAGGCATGTGCGGTCTTTTTTCTATTACAATTTTTATTGATTTCAACCCGCTTATATGGCATCCAAGAGGGCGTTTCCTGACATTCAGACAGGATACGGATATAATAGATATATCCTTAATTGAAAACAAGATCATTGAACTTACTGCTAAGGATTTACAGCAAGTCATTCAATAAATCATTGTCATATACAATGTCTGATGATAAAATGAAACATGACCTATATAACAGACGTTTATCTGAGCGAAGTACTGAAAAAAGATGTTATTGACCAGCATGGAAAAAGAGTAGGCGCACTTTGGGACCTTGTGATTGTTCCCGGAGCCAGATTCCCCGGGGTTATTAAGCTGGTGCTGAAGAACAGGAAACAGTTACTTGAGGTTTCCGTTACAGACATCCATCTATTTAACAAATTTGTCATCACACTTAACCTGTCAGAAAAACCCCTTGCCAATTACAGGCATCAGGAAGGAGATATATTAATAAAGAGGCATATCCTCGACAAGCAGATACTCGACGTAAATGGCGCAAAGGTCGTAAGAGTGAACGATTTAAAACTCGGTGAGAGTGACGGCATCATCTGCATAGTAGGAATTGATGTAGGGCTCAACGGGATACTCCGGAGAATAGACGGCGGGCGGACAATTCAAAAGACCCTTGAACTTTTTAAAAAACCCATTAAAGAACACATTATCGATTGGAATTTTTTACAGACTATTGACCCTCATTTGAGGAATTTAACCTTAAATGTTGCAAGAAAACAGCTTGGCGAACTTCATCCGTCAGACCTGGCCCAGATTCTGAGCGAGATTCCACCGGAAGAGGGAACGTTACTGCTGTCGTCTGTTGATGAAGAACTGGCAGGGGAAGCGCTCCACGAAGTCTCAACAGAAGTAAGAGAAAAGATTTTCAATGAGATGGATAAAGAGATGATATCGGACATCCTTGAAGAGATGCCTCCGGATGAGGCTGCAGATATACTGGGCGATATGCCTGAAGAGGCCTCTGAGGAGCTGCTTGCACTTATGGAAAGCGAAGAAGCAACAGAGGTGAAGGATCTGTTGAGTTACGAGGAAGATACGGCGGGCGGCTTAATGACAAGCGAATTTCTTGATTTTCCACCGGATATGACAATTGATGAAGTACTTGCAAATATCAGGCTGCTTGCACCTGACGTTGAATTTATATACTACATTTATATAGTAGATGACGACGACCATCTGCTTGGCGTCCTTACATTAAAAAAACTTCTTACAAGTCCCCTGTATGCAAAATTGGAAGATATAATGACGCAGAATGTAAAATTTGTAAGCATCGAGGCTGAGCGAAAAGATATAGCGGAAATCATATCAAAATACGACTTCATTGCAATCCCCGTTATTGGTGAAGACGGGAGGATAAAGGGTGTCATCACGGTAGATGACATTATCGACCTGCTCGTGCCAAACCCTATAAGAAAAAAGAAGAGAAGAGCATTCCAGTAAGACCGGCTCATTATCCTCAGTTGACAACAAACATTCTAATTCCAATTCTAAATCAAGGCGCTATCATCGTTGGCTTCGTCATCTGCTCCTCCGACGTACTATTATCGTACGCCTACGTCGCCTCTTCCTTGCCGCCTTGATTTCATCCTTGATTTAGAATTGGAATAAGTTCTTTTAGCTACGGCACATGAGCCGGCAGCTATTTCAGTCCGAACAAAGCCGGCAGGTATGTTGACAAAGATGGGAAAAGCATTGTTACAAGCAGTGCAACAAGCATGGTGGCAACAAAAGGAATGATCGACCGGGAGACTTTCTCAAGGCTGAGATCTGCTATATTCGCGATAACATACAAGTTTACAGCCACCGGAGGAGTTATCTGGCCAATGGCAAGATTCAGGGTCATGACAACACCGAACCAGACAGGGTCCCAGCTGAAATGATGCATGATCGGGATTAGAATGGGCAGAAAAATGTAATAAATAGAGATTGCATCCATAAGCATGCCGGCTATGAAAAGTATTGCATTTATAAGAAAAAGTATTATGAAAGGGTCGGAAGACAGTGAAAGCAGAGATGCTGAAGTTTTATCCATTACACCGAGAGTAGAACCGGTCCATGAAAAAAGACCTGCAAAAGCCACAATAAACATAACAACCGCCGAGGAAAGCACTGCATCCCTGAATATTCCGTAAAGGATTTGCATGTTAAGACTCCGATATACGGCAAATCCTATAAATAGTCCATAAAAGATAGCCATTACCGCTGCTTCTGTTGCAGTAAAAATACCGCCATATATCCCGCTTAAAATAAAAACAGGGGCGAGCAACCCCCAGACAGCTTCTTTTAAAGCCTGTTTTATCTCCTTCGACGATCCCCATTTTTCGCCTTTCCATCCATATTTCCGGGCAATAAAATATGATGGTATGATGAGGAAAAGTGCGGTAATAACCCCCGGAATCACTCCTGCTGCAAAAAGGGCGGGGACAGAGGTTGCTGTTATGACCCCGTAGATGATAAAGGCAATGCTTGGCGGTATTACAATAGCAAGCGATCCGGTGCTCGCAATCAGTGCTGATGTATAACCCTTGTCATATCCCATTGCAATCATGGCTGGGAAAAGCACAACACCAAGAGCTGCAGTATCTGCCGGACCTGATCCGGAAATTCCAGCAAAGATCACGCCGACAATGATAGTTACAATTGCAAGCCCGCCTGGTATCGGGCCGACAAGCAGGCTTACCAGGCGAATAAGCCTTTTAGAAATTCCGCACCGGTCTAAAATAAGACCGGCAAGGATAAAGAAAGGCAATGCAAGAAGCTGAATTTTTGCCACACTTGCATAGAAAACCGGAGCAATAGCCGCAATTCCCAGACTGTATTTCCAGATAAGAACAATAGAAGTAAAGCCGAGAGAAATCGCAATTGGTATGCCGAGGGCAAGAAGTACGAGAAAAATAAGAAAAAATATTATTACCTGTTCCATATCAGATCATAGTTGTTCTTTGCTGAAATTTACATATAATGCTTCTGCTATACGAAAAAGTATTAAAATACCGCCTGCGGGTATGGCGATTGTATACCACCATTGCGGGATGCCCAGAGCTTCCGTACTTATTGCAAGCATCATCTCATCTCTTATCTGAAGAAGGCTGACCCAGACAAGAACACAGATTGCAATCATAGTTAAAATAGATGAAAAAGGAAAAAGAATCTTCTTGTTCAGGTCAGGGAAGCGAAGCTCAAGCAAGTTAAATCCCAGATGAATCCCCCTCCTGAATCCGGCAGCAGTTCCCAGCATGGTCAGCCAGACAAGGCCGGCAACTTCAATCTCTTCTGTTGAGGCAAAAGAGTAATGGATAAAATAGCGGGTAATTACGTTTAAAAAAGCAAATGCTGCCATAATAGCAAGGAGTAAGGCACCTGCCGCTTCTTCAAGGTTTTCATATATTTTCCTGAACATTGTTTATTTTGCCTTTGCTGTCTTCCGGATATCCTTTTCGGCAGCTTTTACAAGCTCTATGCCTATTTCCTTTGCCCATTTGTCATAAACCGGTTTAGTCATATCTTTAAAGACTTTTATATGTGCAGATGTCAGTATTGTTACCTCCATCCCGTTTTTTCTTAAAAAATCAAGGGCAGCCGTACTATTTTCCAGCCCTTCTCTTGCACCTTTTTTCTGCCATCTTGCTGTTTCTGCTGCAACTGTTTTAATTGCATCCCTGTCCTTTTGATCGAAGCTATCCCAGACCTGTTTGCTCACACCAAGGATGATAGGGTCTATGGCATAATTCCATACAGTTATATACTTATGAACCTGCCACAACTTATTGGGAATAGTGACAGATACTATCGGGTTTTCCTGTCCGTCTACCGTTCCCTGCTGAAATGCACTCAGAGCTTCACCCCAGTTCATTGATACAGGATTTGCTCCTATTGCTTTAAAAGTATCAATAAATATAGGTGAACTAACCACCCTTATTTTAAGACCTTTGAGGTCCTCAGGTTTTTTTATGCTTCTCTTATTGTTCGTAAGATCTCTGAAACCATTTTCACACCACCCAAGCCCAACTACACCTTTTTCTTCGATGAGCTTAAAAAGCTGCCTGCCCACCTCACCATTTTCAACAACATCAAGAGACTTGTAATCATGGAAAAGGAAGGGGAGCGAAAAGATATTCAGTTCCTTCGCAGTCGGGGACCAGTTTATGGTAGAACCAAGGGCAAAGTCTATAACACCCTGTTTCATAAGAAGGAATTCGTTTGTCTGTTTTCCTGCAAAGAGCTGTCCGTTATAGTAAGGTTTTATGTTGATTCTCCCGTTTGTGGCCTTTCTTACCCCCTCAGCGAAATGTGCAGCAGATTCCCCCCATGGACCTGTCGGACCAACTATTATACTCATTTTATACTCAGGCTTATAGTTTGCCGATAATCCTGCACAGGAAAAACCGAAAGCAAACACAAAAACTGACAATAATCCGAAACATTTCTTTAACATAGTATTACAGGGTTATTTCTTTAATGTGTCGAGGAGTTTTAATATGTTCTTAGCTTCTTGTGAATTAATTCCATACTTTGTTATGGCTTTTTCAAGATTGCTTCTTGCAAGGTGCTGCTTACCTGTTTCCAGATAATACCGACCAAGATATTCATATCCCTTAGCCTGGTTGCCACTTCTTCCTATCAGCATACCGTACCGGTAATATATTTCCGGACAGGTTTTACCATACTGCAATAATTCATTTAAAACGCTCAGTGACGTCCCTATGTCTCCGTTGCCTTCATAAGCCTTTGCAAGAAAAAAACGGGATATTGGAGAAGCTTCGTCCCTTAAAATACCAATGGCATCCCCAAATTGATGGGAATTTACCATGATTTCCCCGAGGAGCAGACTTCTGTAAGGTGAGTTTATACTTTTTGCAATACGGACGGAATCATTTGTATTGCTTGTAAGTGAGTACATAAGAGATATCCCATATGCCGTTAACGGATCATTAACATTTTTTGTATATTTATTTACCCATGTATCTCTCACTTCTTCCGTAAGATGACCGTGAAGCACCTTGACTCTTACCAGTAAATAAGGGAAAAAAGCACCGTCTATCCGCGACTTGCTTCCTGCCCACGCTCTTTCAATTTTGAGAATTCTTTCTTCATGATAGGGGTGTGTCAAAAGATATTGCGGCAGGATTTTATCGCCGCCTGCTGATCTCAATTTTCTTAAAAAATCAGCCGTGCCAAGCCCGCTATATCCTGCTTTATCTGCAATTGATGCACCAACCTTGTCGGCTTCATCTTCGTCTTCCCGGGAATACTTAAGAGACAATGCCATTGCAGAAGCGCTTCCGGTAACAAGCGCCACTTCTTTCGCTTTCGGGTCAGGAATCAATATTCCTGCAATTAGTGTAGCTAACATGCCTATATTAATATATTTTTCCTTCTCCAAACGCTTGGCAATATGCCTTTTTGCATTATGGGCAAACTCGTGGGCAAGCACTCCGGCTACCTCTTCCTCCTTATCACACATCCCGATAAGTCCGGTTGTCAAGTATACGTAACCGCCGGGTGTGGTAAAAGCATCGGCTGCAGTTGACTCTATAACGGTAAGCACTATAGGAAATGGCAGATTTGCTGCGTTTTCAAGATTGTCTTTTATGTTTCTTAAATATATGGAGATATACGGATCGTTATTAATAGTTGCGGAATTGGCTATCTCAAGGTATATTTCCTGTCCGTATTTCCTTTCTTCCTCAAGGGTCAGACCATATAGCTGTATTGGAAGGAATAATATGAGAAATATTATTACAGAATTCTTGAATTTCATTAAACTCTTTTGGCTATGTTCTTATGTTTTTTATGGCTTTTGAACTTTTTCTTTGCTGCCTGTTTTGCATGTTTGTTTGCATGTTTTTCTTTATAAGAGGCAAGAATAACCGGGCACGCTTTTGCCTGTTTTATTTCTTTATCGGAAGGCAGTTCATTGTAAAGGTTTTTCAATATTAATAGCACATCGCCCCAGAGGTTATTACTGCCAAGCATTGACAGTATGTATGTTTTACCATCCTTTTCAAAGGCACCGACATAACAATGTCTTGAGAGCCTTGTAAAGCCTGTCTTGCCTGCAATGGTAGGTTCAAAACAAAAGAGAAGCCGGTTGTGATTCTTATATTTTATATTTTTGTTATCCTTGTTAAAAAAGAAATATTTTGTTGCAGAGGTTTCCTTGAATGTTTCATTAGACAGGGCATACCGGAAAATCAATGCAAGATCATAGCAGGTTGTATACTGACCATCAGCAAAAAGACCTGAAGCATTTCTAAATTGCGTGTTCTGTGCTCCAATCTCTTCTGCCTTTTCGGTCATCGTCTGCGCAAAGCGGCTTTCTGTACCGCCAATATGCACAGCAAGCGCATAGGCCGCATCATTGGCAGATTTAACCAGCGCACCTTTTATCAGATCCATTGCCCTGTATTTTTTGTCCGGCACAAGGTTCAGTTTTGATGCAGGGATTGAGCTCACATTTCTGTCAGGCACTATCTGCTCTTCCCCTGTAAGCTTCTCAATAGCTATTATAGCCGTCATTACTTTGGTTGTACTTGCAGGCGCCATTTTTGCGTGAAAATCCTTACCGGATATGACCTGAAAAGTTTCTTTTTCAACAAGCAGATATGATGCGGCAGTGATGTCGTTGTTAGCTATCAGTAGTTGCGGAAAAAGTAGAAAAACAGCGAACAGCAGATATATCATGTTAGTTTATATAACATGTAATCGCATTTAACAACAAGTTTTTAGGGTTTTCGAGGAACAGATCGAGGCAGGATATAATTCTGAAGAAAAGTTTTTGAGAGGATATATGGAAGAATTAATGGAAAGAATATTAAGATTCGACAATGAAGGTTTATATATAAAATCAGCTAATTCTTAGAAGCAAGGATAATCAGATATTTCCGGGGTATCAGATATTTCCGGGGTAAAAGAACTGAAATCTCTTTTTTCAACATTAATCTCTTTTTTCCTTGTTCGCTGAACGATATGCTTCAATAAATATGTCGGTCATCTTTCCTACATTATTCCGGATTGAATTTAGCGTGCCGATATTTGCTATTCCTGTCATATTAGTCGACCAGGTAATTGCTATTGTCTTAATAGAAGGGTTTGCCTCAAGAAAAACAACTTGTTGAAATTCCAATTTAATATCATAGGCATACAAGTATTTTTCAAATTCGTGAGTATTTACATTTATATAAAGCATAGGTCTGCCCGGAGCGCTAAGCCATTCGTTCATTGCAAATACTTTAATTCCTGTTGATTTTAACTTTATCTCAACATCTTTCTGTATCTGTTCCCTCGTAAGGCCTACTTTCTGAGCATATTTCACAATATTTGGTTGAAGCTCCTCCACTACGATACTTACACCCTTCAGACCGCTCATTGTACGCCGGGTAATCTCGTTATCAATTGCATAAGCAATCTGCGTCGACATTAAAAACAACAAGCCTGCTAAAAACAAAACATAAAACATGTACTTGTTGAATTTCACATGGAAATTCTCCAAACCTGTTTTTGTTAAATGAGGGCGGGGGGAAATTATTTTTGTTGTTTTTTGCATTAAGTTTTGAAATATAAGTTTCATTTTCATACCTCTATTTTGATTAGTTGCTGTAAATGTTTTTTTCGTGAATAATTTGGGTGGAATCTTTTACGATTCGGGTAAATATCCCGGATTGCGTGTTGTTTGTTCCCCCTATTGTTAAACGAGGTAAGTAAGTAGTGTTGACAATTTTCGGGGTAATCAGCTATGAGCTTACGTCTTCGTAATGCTTTACATATTTTTTAAGTATTCCCTTCACTTTACCATCATTCCTGATTGAAGGTTCGGCGAGCAATGTTTGAAATTCCTGAAGGATTTGCTCCATTTCAGATAGTGAATATATTTCACTATTGTTTGCGATAAAGACCTTTTCGTGTTTGCTCGCTATAGTACCTTCTTCGGCTGTAAGTATCTCTTCAAAGAGTTTTTCTCCCGATCTTAAACCGGTAAATATTATATCTATATCCTTATATGGTTCCAGTCCGTGGATTCTTATCAATTCCTCTGCAATATCAGTAATGTTAACAGGTTCACCCATATCGAGGACGAAAACCTCTCCTCCTTCACCCATAGTAGACGCCTGCAACACAAGCGACACTGCCTCAGGAATGGTCATAAAATATCTTTTCATGTCCTTATGCGTTACCGTAAGCGGTCCGCCATGTTTCAACTGTTCAAGAAAAAGTGGTAATACACTACCTCTGCTCCCGAGCACATTTCCGAACCTGACAGAAATGAACTTAGTGTAAGAGCATCTCATATCTGATTGCTCAAAGCCATTGA from Pseudomonadota bacterium includes these protein-coding regions:
- a CDS encoding CBS domain-containing protein: MTYITDVYLSEVLKKDVIDQHGKRVGALWDLVIVPGARFPGVIKLVLKNRKQLLEVSVTDIHLFNKFVITLNLSEKPLANYRHQEGDILIKRHILDKQILDVNGAKVVRVNDLKLGESDGIICIVGIDVGLNGILRRIDGGRTIQKTLELFKKPIKEHIIDWNFLQTIDPHLRNLTLNVARKQLGELHPSDLAQILSEIPPEEGTLLLSSVDEELAGEALHEVSTEVREKIFNEMDKEMISDILEEMPPDEAADILGDMPEEASEELLALMESEEATEVKDLLSYEEDTAGGLMTSEFLDFPPDMTIDEVLANIRLLAPDVEFIYYIYIVDDDDHLLGVLTLKKLLTSPLYAKLEDIMTQNVKFVSIEAERKDIAEIISKYDFIAIPVIGEDGRIKGVITVDDIIDLLVPNPIRKKKRRAFQ
- a CDS encoding TRAP transporter large permease, whose translation is MEQVIIFFLIFLVLLALGIPIAISLGFTSIVLIWKYSLGIAAIAPVFYASVAKIQLLALPFFILAGLILDRCGISKRLIRLVSLLVGPIPGGLAIVTIIVGVIFAGISGSGPADTAALGVVLFPAMIAMGYDKGYTSALIASTGSLAIVIPPSIAFIIYGVITATSVPALFAAGVIPGVITALFLIIPSYFIARKYGWKGEKWGSSKEIKQALKEAVWGLLAPVFILSGIYGGIFTATEAAVMAIFYGLFIGFAVYRSLNMQILYGIFRDAVLSSAVVMFIVAFAGLFSWTGSTLGVMDKTSASLLSLSSDPFIILFLINAILFIAGMLMDAISIYYIFLPILIPIMHHFSWDPVWFGVVMTLNLAIGQITPPVAVNLYVIANIADLSLEKVSRSIIPFVATMLVALLVTMLFPSLSTYLPALFGLK
- a CDS encoding TRAP transporter small permease, with product MFRKIYENLEEAAGALLLAIMAAFAFLNVITRYFIHYSFASTEEIEVAGLVWLTMLGTAAGFRRGIHLGFNLLELRFPDLNKKILFPFSSILTMIAICVLVWVSLLQIRDEMMLAISTEALGIPQWWYTIAIPAGGILILFRIAEALYVNFSKEQL
- a CDS encoding DctP family TRAP transporter solute-binding subunit, translated to MSIIVGPTGPWGESAAHFAEGVRKATNGRINIKPYYNGQLFAGKQTNEFLLMKQGVIDFALGSTINWSPTAKELNIFSLPFLFHDYKSLDVVENGEVGRQLFKLIEEKGVVGLGWCENGFRDLTNNKRSIKKPEDLKGLKIRVVSSPIFIDTFKAIGANPVSMNWGEALSAFQQGTVDGQENPIVSVTIPNKLWQVHKYITVWNYAIDPIILGVSKQVWDSFDQKDRDAIKTVAAETARWQKKGAREGLENSTAALDFLRKNGMEVTILTSAHIKVFKDMTKPVYDKWAKEIGIELVKAAEKDIRKTAKAK
- a CDS encoding M48 family metalloprotease, with amino-acid sequence MKFKNSVIIFLILFLPIQLYGLTLEEERKYGQEIYLEIANSATINNDPYISIYLRNIKDNLENAANLPFPIVLTVIESTAADAFTTPGGYVYLTTGLIGMCDKEEEVAGVLAHEFAHNAKRHIAKRLEKEKYINIGMLATLIAGILIPDPKAKEVALVTGSASAMALSLKYSREDEDEADKVGASIADKAGYSGLGTADFLRKLRSAGGDKILPQYLLTHPYHEERILKIERAWAGSKSRIDGAFFPYLLVRVKVLHGHLTEEVRDTWVNKYTKNVNDPLTAYGISLMYSLTSNTNDSVRIAKSINSPYRSLLLGEIMVNSHQFGDAIGILRDEASPISRFFLAKAYEGNGDIGTSLSVLNELLQYGKTCPEIYYRYGMLIGRSGNQAKGYEYLGRYYLETGKQHLARSNLEKAITKYGINSQEAKNILKLLDTLKK
- a CDS encoding serine hydrolase, giving the protein MIYLLFAVFLLFPQLLIANNDITAASYLLVEKETFQVISGKDFHAKMAPASTTKVMTAIIAIEKLTGEEQIVPDRNVSSIPASKLNLVPDKKYRAMDLIKGALVKSANDAAYALAVHIGGTESRFAQTMTEKAEEIGAQNTQFRNASGLFADGQYTTCYDLALIFRYALSNETFKETSATKYFFFNKDNKNIKYKNHNRLLFCFEPTIAGKTGFTRLSRHCYVGAFEKDGKTYILSMLGSNNLWGDVLLILKNLYNELPSDKEIKQAKACPVILASYKEKHANKHAKQAAKKKFKSHKKHKNIAKRV